The following proteins come from a genomic window of bacterium:
- a CDS encoding ribbon-helix-helix domain-containing protein: MSTSVSVRIPDKLAKELESVAKITERSRSFLIQKALESYLVEQADLQIALDRLRDTSDPIISIGEMRKELEI, from the coding sequence ATGAGTACATCCGTATCTGTAAGAATACCGGATAAATTAGCTAAAGAGCTTGAATCTGTAGCTAAAATTACAGAGAGGTCAAGGTCCTTTCTTATCCAGAAAGCACTGGAATCTTATCTTGTAGAACAGGCTGATTTGCAGATTGCGCTTGACCGCCTGCGCGATACATCCGATCCCATTATCTCCATCGGGGAAATGAGAAAAGAACTTGAAATATAA
- a CDS encoding type II toxin-antitoxin system RelE/ParE family toxin, with protein MKYKIAFKKSVARDLKKIDSQHAKRILNKIEKDLPKTAAQYPELKGKFSGLRKCRIGDYRIIFSIMENTVLITRVGHRKEVYKR; from the coding sequence TTGAAATATAAAATAGCATTCAAGAAATCGGTTGCTCGCGATCTAAAAAAAATTGATAGCCAGCATGCTAAGAGGATATTAAATAAAATCGAGAAAGATTTGCCTAAAACAGCTGCGCAATATCCTGAACTTAAGGGAAAATTCTCAGGGTTGCGTAAATGCAGAATAGGTGACTATCGAATTATATTTTCTATTATGGAAAATACTGTTTTAATTACAAGAGTAGGTCACAGAAAAGAAGTATATAAAAGATAA